From the Bacteroidia bacterium genome, one window contains:
- a CDS encoding four helix bundle protein: protein MDHQFEWSHRRLDAWKIAMDLAVKVSEELRKFPPYELYGLCAQLRDASVSVPTNIAEGAARPSKREYYRFLGISRASLSEMDTELELAKRLGYISTDSEVFPLLTRASYLLDGLMKHVKSKIEHPRAGKR from the coding sequence ATGGATCACCAATTTGAATGGTCGCATCGCCGATTGGATGCATGGAAAATCGCCATGGACCTTGCGGTCAAGGTCTCAGAAGAATTGAGAAAATTCCCACCTTACGAATTGTATGGGCTCTGTGCACAGCTTCGGGATGCGTCCGTATCGGTCCCGACAAATATCGCGGAGGGTGCGGCAAGGCCGTCGAAACGTGAGTATTATCGTTTCCTTGGAATCTCGAGAGCTTCACTGAGTGAAATGGATACCGAATTAGAACTGGCAAAGCGGCTCGGATATATCTCGACAGATTCCGAAGTGTTTCCGCTGCTCACCAGAGCATCATATTTGCTGGACGGGCTTATGAAACACGTTAAGTCCAAGATCGAGCATCCCAGGGCAGGCAAAAGGTAA
- a CDS encoding riboflavin synthase, whose translation MFTGIIEEIGLVRTVSPLGKGRSLEIAASVALRDLATGDSIAVNGACLTVISFSKDSFTVEAVEETVKKTTIGSFRSGWRVNLERALRVGGKLGGHFVQGHVDFTSRILSVERRQESWMVEIGFPPQAAANIIPQGSICIDGVSLTVAEKSTSSFRVSVIPHTWSNTLFASLAKGSDVNIELDMIGKYVLSYVSQGKSGGVTNEFLEKLGY comes from the coding sequence ATGTTCACGGGCATTATTGAGGAAATCGGACTCGTGCGTACGGTATCACCCTTGGGCAAGGGACGCAGTCTCGAAATCGCCGCTTCTGTGGCGTTGCGCGATCTGGCGACGGGGGACAGCATCGCCGTCAACGGCGCCTGTCTCACCGTCATCTCTTTTTCGAAGGACAGCTTCACGGTCGAGGCCGTGGAGGAGACGGTGAAAAAGACCACCATCGGGTCATTCAGGAGTGGTTGGAGAGTGAATCTTGAGCGTGCCTTGCGCGTCGGCGGCAAACTCGGCGGACATTTCGTGCAGGGACATGTGGATTTCACCTCGCGCATTCTCTCCGTCGAACGCCGGCAGGAGAGCTGGATGGTGGAAATAGGCTTCCCGCCGCAGGCAGCTGCCAACATCATTCCCCAGGGCAGCATCTGCATCGACGGAGTGAGCCTCACCGTCGCTGAAAAATCCACATCATCCTTCCGCGTTTCCGTCATTCCGCACACTTGGAGCAACACGCTCTTCGCCTCGCTTGCAAAAGGCAGCGACGTGAACATCGAACTCGACATGATAGGGAAGTACGTGCTGAGCTATGTTTCCCAGGGGAAGAGCGGCGGGGTGACCAATGAGTTTCTGGAGAAGCTGGGGTATTGA
- the ribD gene encoding bifunctional diaminohydroxyphosphoribosylaminopyrimidine deaminase/5-amino-6-(5-phosphoribosylamino)uracil reductase RibD, with protein sequence MSEKDSQYMRKCLELAERGRGAVEPNPMVGALIVSGGRIVGKGWHQRYGGPHAEVEALRSAGERAHGATMYVTLEPCNHFGKTPPCTEAILDAGIAKVVIGMPDPNPAVAGGGAARLRGAGVLVSENVERQRCEALNEVWLANTLHQRPFVLLKIAQTLDGFIAAAKGNSHWITSEESRIEVHRLRSLYDAVLVGAGTVRKDNPSLTVRHVQGRDPLRVVLTRSWGFPRSTMLFTDGKPDRTLVVTSVKAAKHHAEEVAKIRARGVAVLEVSTDPMEYASLSAALKALYTDAGVRSILVEGGAEVFSAFVHAGLADRIDVFTAPIVLGQGIGAFSALRPLHLSGAHRYGVEHVQLIGGDTYTVLRNRKG encoded by the coding sequence ATGTCCGAAAAAGACTCGCAGTACATGCGGAAATGTCTGGAGCTGGCCGAACGCGGACGCGGCGCCGTGGAACCCAATCCCATGGTGGGAGCGCTCATCGTGTCCGGCGGACGCATCGTCGGCAAGGGATGGCATCAGCGCTATGGCGGGCCACATGCCGAGGTGGAAGCCCTGCGCAGCGCGGGCGAGCGTGCACACGGCGCCACGATGTACGTCACACTCGAGCCCTGCAATCATTTCGGAAAAACGCCCCCCTGCACCGAAGCGATTCTCGACGCCGGTATCGCGAAGGTGGTGATCGGCATGCCCGACCCAAATCCCGCTGTCGCCGGCGGCGGGGCGGCACGCTTGCGGGGTGCCGGTGTCTTGGTATCCGAAAACGTGGAGCGACAGCGCTGCGAAGCCCTCAACGAGGTCTGGCTCGCAAACACGCTGCATCAGCGTCCTTTTGTGCTGCTGAAAATTGCACAGACACTTGACGGCTTTATTGCCGCCGCGAAAGGGAACTCACACTGGATAACCTCGGAAGAGTCGCGCATCGAAGTGCACCGCCTCCGCTCGCTGTACGATGCCGTGCTCGTGGGCGCAGGAACCGTGCGCAAAGACAATCCCTCGCTTACCGTGCGGCATGTACAGGGGCGCGATCCCTTGCGCGTGGTACTCACGCGTTCCTGGGGCTTTCCGCGCTCAACGATGTTGTTCACGGATGGCAAACCTGACCGCACACTCGTTGTGACATCCGTAAAAGCGGCGAAGCACCACGCGGAGGAAGTCGCGAAGATCCGTGCTCGAGGTGTCGCCGTCCTTGAAGTCTCGACCGATCCGATGGAATACGCCTCGCTGTCCGCCGCGTTGAAAGCGCTGTACACGGACGCCGGCGTACGCTCGATACTTGTCGAGGGCGGCGCGGAGGTGTTCTCCGCCTTCGTCCATGCGGGATTGGCGGATCGCATCGACGTATTCACGGCCCCCATCGTGCTGGGGCAGGGCATCGGCGCCTTTTCCGCCCTCCGTCCGCTGCATCTGTCCGGCGCGCATCGCTATGGTGTGGAGCATGTGCAACTGATCGGGGGAGATACATACACCGTTCTCAGAAACAGAAAGGGGTAG
- a CDS encoding phosphodiester glycosidase family protein, which produces MTRRTVITLLLIALVPALASAQKGGGAWPKPDSTRELTPGVTYSHTYIPKSRLSVHALVVDLSNPFLGVRVGKGLDHISGLERVHSIAHRFDSALTAVRVLAGVNANFWKAGTLHPMGPTVSDGELLTADKYRNWPSLAITEDGGMYIDTFHIDVRIRTRVGSIPISRLNRRTDSTEIVLYTTYFGNSVPFIDTLGIREASRDVVTDETEAAIDTMILALMDSVWSVSPESGTLKLQFEYLGTPRVNTPVQCRITAMDTGFVAIPENGGVISFGKGQFPLFYSLMVGDRFALSSVCDPPIPGPVVEMTGGVPRIVRDGKPSIEWVEAGLKKQRFVTGHYGRSSVGISQGGDSLILITVEPYNRKQRRRGASLQTMAELQLAYGAWQALNFDGGSSATMMIEDVTRVPLTGNRRSRKISTALLIYERLGKTAESDLQRVKKILRRK; this is translated from the coding sequence ATGACGCGACGCACCGTCATCACGCTGCTGCTGATCGCCCTCGTTCCGGCGCTCGCATCCGCACAAAAGGGCGGTGGCGCCTGGCCTAAGCCCGACAGTACACGCGAACTGACTCCGGGCGTCACGTATTCGCATACCTACATTCCGAAAAGCCGCCTCTCGGTCCACGCGCTGGTTGTGGACCTGTCCAATCCTTTTCTCGGCGTGCGCGTTGGCAAGGGCCTCGATCACATTTCCGGACTCGAACGCGTGCACAGCATAGCGCATCGTTTCGACAGCGCGCTCACGGCTGTCCGCGTACTGGCAGGCGTGAATGCGAATTTCTGGAAGGCCGGGACTCTGCATCCCATGGGCCCGACGGTAAGCGACGGTGAACTGCTGACTGCGGACAAATACCGTAACTGGCCCTCGCTCGCCATTACCGAAGACGGGGGAATGTATATCGATACGTTTCACATCGATGTGCGCATCCGGACGCGTGTCGGAAGCATTCCCATATCCCGATTGAATCGCCGCACGGATTCCACCGAGATTGTGCTGTACACGACGTACTTCGGCAACAGCGTCCCCTTCATAGACACTTTGGGTATTCGCGAGGCATCACGCGATGTGGTGACGGACGAAACAGAAGCCGCGATAGATACCATGATTCTGGCGTTGATGGACTCGGTGTGGAGCGTCAGTCCGGAGAGCGGGACACTGAAACTGCAGTTCGAATATCTCGGTACTCCGCGCGTCAACACGCCGGTGCAATGCCGCATCACCGCCATGGATACTGGCTTTGTCGCCATTCCGGAAAACGGCGGAGTGATCAGTTTTGGCAAGGGACAATTTCCTCTGTTTTATTCGCTCATGGTGGGCGACCGCTTCGCGCTGTCATCCGTCTGTGATCCGCCCATTCCGGGTCCCGTGGTGGAAATGACGGGCGGGGTACCGCGCATCGTCCGCGACGGAAAGCCGAGCATCGAGTGGGTTGAAGCGGGATTGAAAAAGCAGCGCTTCGTGACGGGACATTACGGTCGCTCGTCCGTCGGCATCTCCCAGGGCGGTGATTCGCTCATCCTCATAACCGTGGAACCCTACAATCGTAAACAGCGGCGGCGGGGTGCCAGTCTGCAGACCATGGCTGAGTTGCAGCTCGCCTACGGTGCCTGGCAGGCCTTGAATTTCGACGGCGGCAGCTCGGCGACCATGATGATCGAGGACGTTACCCGCGTACCGCTTACCGGCAATCGCCGCAGCAGGAAAATATCTACCGCATTGTTGATTTATGAGCGTCTTGGGAAAACGGCGGAGTCCGATCTGCAGCGTGTGAAAAAAATCCTCCGTCGCAAATAG
- the dxs gene encoding 1-deoxy-D-xylulose-5-phosphate synthase has product MTTPLHTPILDKVDSPVDLRTLELSDLRPLCQEIRDFLIDSVAKTGGHLGAGLGTVELAVALHYAFNTPEDKVIWDVGHQAYPHKIITGRKHRFHTIRQYQGLSGFLKRKESPYDVFGAGHATTSISAALGIATARDYEGEDYKVVAVIGDGSMTGGMAYEAMNNCGLLKKNMIVVLNDNNMSISPNVWAISNYFNELVASPTYNRFRAKMWELAGKFDDLGDRFRKIASRVEGGIKAMVTPGVLWEALGFRYFGPINGHNVVTMVKLFREVQEWNGPVLVHVVTQKGKGYAPAEADDMHLHGVTPFDKITGKAPKKADTKPAYTTIFGNALVEIVRQHPRVVGITAAMSTGTGLDILEREVPDKYFDVGIAEPHGVTFAAGMATEGYVPVVAIYSTFLQRAIDQVIHDVALQDLHVVFALDRGGLVGADGPTHHGAYDLSYLRMVPGLVLMAPADEQELRDMLYTAVYDVKGPVALRYPRGSATGKPLRETFASVPVGKGEVLREGEDIAILAVGNMVAHSLKAAELLEHSGVRATVVNMRFIKPLDGALLDELAARHRILLTVEDNSIVGGFGSAVAEYFASKTEHRPAVHLHGLPDDFVDHGTQEELHRDLNLDPLGIARTAGALVGVSLASAMEQQS; this is encoded by the coding sequence ATGACCACACCTTTGCATACGCCCATTCTTGACAAGGTTGATTCTCCCGTCGACCTGCGCACCCTGGAACTCAGCGATCTCCGGCCCCTCTGTCAGGAGATACGTGACTTTCTCATCGACTCGGTGGCAAAAACCGGCGGGCACCTCGGTGCCGGTCTCGGGACTGTGGAACTCGCCGTCGCCCTGCATTACGCATTCAATACTCCCGAGGACAAGGTCATCTGGGACGTGGGGCATCAGGCCTATCCGCACAAAATCATTACCGGGCGAAAGCACCGTTTCCACACCATACGGCAGTATCAGGGCCTGAGCGGCTTTCTCAAGCGCAAAGAGAGTCCCTATGACGTGTTCGGAGCCGGCCATGCGACCACATCCATCTCCGCGGCGCTGGGCATAGCCACCGCCCGCGATTACGAGGGTGAGGATTACAAAGTGGTTGCCGTGATCGGCGACGGCTCGATGACGGGCGGCATGGCGTATGAGGCCATGAACAACTGCGGCCTGCTGAAAAAAAACATGATTGTCGTGCTCAACGACAACAACATGTCCATTTCGCCGAACGTCTGGGCGATTTCCAATTATTTCAACGAACTCGTGGCCTCGCCCACGTATAATCGCTTCCGCGCGAAAATGTGGGAATTGGCGGGGAAGTTCGACGATCTTGGCGATCGATTCCGCAAAATCGCCTCCCGTGTTGAAGGCGGTATCAAGGCGATGGTGACTCCCGGCGTGTTGTGGGAGGCCCTGGGCTTCCGCTACTTTGGTCCGATCAACGGTCACAACGTCGTGACCATGGTGAAATTGTTTCGCGAGGTGCAGGAGTGGAACGGCCCCGTGCTCGTCCATGTCGTGACGCAAAAAGGCAAGGGCTACGCGCCCGCCGAAGCGGACGACATGCATCTGCATGGTGTGACGCCGTTCGACAAAATCACCGGTAAGGCCCCGAAAAAAGCGGACACCAAACCCGCCTATACGACCATTTTCGGCAATGCGCTGGTGGAGATCGTACGACAGCATCCCCGCGTCGTCGGTATTACCGCCGCGATGTCCACCGGTACCGGCCTCGACATCCTCGAGCGCGAAGTTCCTGATAAATACTTTGATGTCGGAATAGCGGAACCCCACGGCGTGACCTTCGCGGCGGGCATGGCGACGGAAGGATACGTGCCCGTCGTCGCGATCTATTCCACCTTCCTGCAGCGCGCGATCGATCAGGTCATTCATGACGTCGCACTCCAGGATTTGCACGTGGTGTTCGCGCTCGACCGCGGCGGTCTTGTGGGAGCGGACGGCCCCACGCATCACGGCGCCTACGATCTCAGCTATCTGCGCATGGTGCCGGGGCTGGTGCTCATGGCGCCCGCGGACGAGCAGGAATTGCGCGATATGCTGTACACCGCCGTGTACGACGTGAAAGGTCCTGTGGCCCTGCGCTATCCCCGCGGCAGCGCTACAGGGAAACCTCTGCGCGAGACTTTCGCGTCCGTGCCCGTCGGAAAGGGTGAAGTGCTGCGCGAAGGGGAGGACATCGCCATTCTGGCGGTAGGAAACATGGTGGCCCACTCGCTGAAAGCGGCCGAGCTGCTGGAGCACTCCGGCGTCCGCGCCACCGTGGTCAACATGCGCTTCATCAAGCCCCTTGACGGCGCGCTTCTGGACGAACTCGCCGCGCGGCATCGCATACTGCTGACCGTGGAAGACAACAGTATCGTCGGCGGTTTCGGCAGCGCCGTTGCCGAATATTTCGCAAGTAAAACAGAACACAGGCCCGCCGTGCATTTGCATGGTCTGCCGGATGACTTCGTTGATCACGGGACACAGGAAGAATTACACCGCGATCTGAATCTGGATCCGCTGGGCATCGCGCGCACGGCCGGAGCGCTCGTCGGTGTCAGTCTCGCATCCGCCATGGAACAGCAAAGCTGA
- the xseB gene encoding exodeoxyribonuclease VII small subunit, giving the protein MGKQKNTGIEASLQRLQDIVQKLDAEETPLEDSMKLYEEGILIVESCVKDLSEARTRVKELRKRADGVFELLDFEAE; this is encoded by the coding sequence ATGGGTAAGCAAAAAAATACCGGCATAGAGGCTTCGCTTCAGCGTTTACAGGACATAGTCCAGAAACTCGACGCCGAAGAAACACCTCTCGAAGACAGCATGAAACTGTACGAGGAAGGAATTCTTATCGTCGAATCCTGTGTTAAAGATCTGTCGGAAGCCAGAACCAGGGTCAAGGAGCTGCGGAAACGCGCTGACGGTGTGTTTGAACTCCTGGACTTCGAGGCGGAATAA
- the xseA gene encoding exodeoxyribonuclease VII large subunit, translated as MLHLEVALLGSTVDQKQIFSVSVLTRLIKDTLEGSFGVVSVNGEISNFVRHSSGHWYFTLKDSGAQISGVMFRGNAMNTFFRPQNGMEVVCRGRLSVYEPRGQYQLVVTDMQPRGEGALQLAFEKLKRELHAEGLFDEARKRELPAYPSVVALVTSPTGAAVRDLISVISRRNPAVQLLMVPVQVQGAGAAEQIVRGLQLCNDYGEIDVIITGRGGGSIEDLWAFNEEIVARAIAASVIPVVSAVGHEIDVTIADHVADLRAATPSVAGELVVPALDDILSWLKETTITAGKFVDSLLRRRADEFRSALADRALTRLDGRLRTLRQLTDERGAQLHRGMDRVIERRSHAAELQRERLAAHDPERLFRRGAVLLERDGRRITSVAQLHAADIVGITLRDGHIQAAVTEVQRHG; from the coding sequence ATGCTACATTTAGAAGTTGCACTATTGGGAAGCACGGTGGACCAGAAACAGATTTTTAGCGTCAGCGTACTCACACGCCTCATCAAAGATACTCTCGAAGGGAGCTTCGGAGTCGTTTCCGTCAACGGCGAGATTTCCAATTTCGTCCGACACAGCTCCGGTCACTGGTACTTTACGTTGAAAGACAGCGGCGCCCAGATATCGGGCGTCATGTTCCGTGGCAACGCTATGAATACATTCTTCCGGCCACAGAACGGCATGGAAGTGGTGTGCAGGGGACGGCTTTCGGTGTACGAGCCGCGCGGTCAGTATCAGCTCGTGGTCACGGATATGCAGCCGCGCGGCGAGGGAGCCCTGCAGCTCGCCTTCGAAAAACTCAAGCGCGAACTGCACGCCGAGGGATTGTTCGACGAGGCGCGCAAGCGCGAACTGCCCGCATATCCATCCGTCGTGGCGCTTGTGACATCGCCCACCGGAGCCGCGGTACGCGATCTGATCAGCGTCATTTCCCGCCGGAATCCCGCCGTGCAATTGCTCATGGTACCCGTGCAGGTGCAGGGTGCCGGAGCGGCCGAGCAAATCGTGCGGGGTTTGCAGCTTTGCAACGACTACGGCGAAATCGATGTGATCATTACCGGTCGCGGGGGAGGCTCCATAGAGGATCTGTGGGCCTTTAATGAAGAAATCGTGGCGCGCGCCATCGCCGCGTCGGTAATTCCTGTCGTCAGTGCCGTGGGACATGAAATTGACGTGACCATTGCTGATCACGTCGCGGATCTCCGCGCCGCCACACCAAGCGTCGCCGGAGAGCTCGTGGTGCCCGCTCTCGACGACATCCTGTCCTGGCTGAAAGAAACTACCATCACTGCCGGGAAATTCGTAGATTCTCTGTTGCGGCGTCGCGCGGACGAGTTTCGCAGTGCGTTGGCGGACCGCGCCCTGACGCGTCTCGACGGGCGACTCCGCACCTTGCGGCAACTGACGGACGAACGCGGAGCGCAATTGCATCGCGGCATGGACCGTGTGATAGAGCGCCGCAGTCATGCAGCGGAGCTGCAGCGCGAACGTCTCGCCGCACACGATCCGGAGCGCCTGTTTCGACGAGGTGCTGTATTACTGGAAAGAGACGGACGGCGCATCACTTCCGTCGCGCAATTGCACGCCGCCGATATCGTCGGCATCACCCTGCGCGACGGACATATTCAGGCGGCAGTTACGGAGGTGCAGCGCCATGGGTAA
- a CDS encoding T9SS type A sorting domain-containing protein — protein sequence MMKGVFLFTARTRGRPRAPRSNRAAITLLPVALLLQFVLLTPVCAQDARAPALLAKSPAEMGVMYNEFDTIATVIPKIHTGLGWFTAELGDLNGDGFDDYAVTSSLDTTFLFYGGVPLPVEPRYFVLGGSGGVAAGDFNGDGYVDLATTVRANNVTGNPDPERRGFIRVYYNTRSDPPFRGSDPDQILRAPEGKVELWGTPLAGGDVWYPGIKVCDFNGDGVPDLLTHATRKDSTLVSNGYKFYQVFFGGDSLPTTPNLEIRPPVRGDGISHNYDYRYHVGDLNGDGCTDIMIRSLYYDNHPQGAHSPLDVYLGNSAGRVEAPSFSMEYGFWKQNDRFGVADLNNDGCDEVIGAYSVTYGNAPYCQGRPDISSIQADDSLRNPLPSVLVGSQMVCPVGDVNGDGTRDVLVSWVPELFRMTSVYFLYANRSGAVNKTAYGSFGVDLDLDNLEWGAWPVGDVNGDGYDDVILLGLPSDTPGNRSIRFRIYGGNSKLVTVADIPRLPESMRLSAYPNPVHAGQSVQLLLHSDAALSGDVLLFDALGRELRRMSVNVEARSNSWPLALDGLLPGMYSIVFRSATRTSHTSLLVL from the coding sequence ATGATGAAAGGTGTTTTTCTCTTCACGGCCCGCACACGGGGGCGGCCAAGGGCGCCGCGCTCGAATCGTGCGGCGATAACGCTGTTGCCTGTGGCGCTGCTGCTTCAGTTTGTCTTGCTGACGCCGGTTTGCGCCCAGGATGCGCGGGCGCCCGCCCTGCTCGCGAAATCCCCCGCCGAAATGGGCGTTATGTACAACGAGTTCGACACGATAGCCACCGTGATACCGAAGATACATACAGGGCTGGGGTGGTTTACCGCTGAGCTTGGGGATCTGAATGGCGACGGTTTCGACGACTATGCCGTGACCTCGTCGCTCGACACAACGTTCCTCTTCTACGGTGGTGTTCCCTTGCCCGTCGAGCCGCGGTATTTCGTGCTCGGCGGTTCGGGTGGTGTGGCCGCCGGTGATTTCAACGGCGATGGATACGTGGATTTGGCGACGACGGTTCGAGCCAATAATGTGACGGGTAATCCCGACCCGGAGCGGAGAGGATTTATACGTGTGTACTACAACACACGAAGCGATCCACCTTTTCGCGGTTCGGATCCTGATCAAATATTGCGGGCACCCGAGGGTAAAGTCGAGTTATGGGGTACTCCATTGGCGGGAGGGGACGTTTGGTATCCGGGCATCAAGGTTTGCGATTTCAACGGCGATGGCGTCCCGGATCTCCTGACGCACGCAACGCGAAAGGACTCCACGCTTGTATCAAATGGATACAAGTTCTACCAGGTATTCTTCGGTGGAGATTCGCTCCCAACCACGCCAAATCTGGAAATTCGCCCTCCGGTACGGGGTGACGGTATCAGTCATAACTACGACTATCGCTATCATGTCGGCGATCTCAACGGCGACGGCTGCACTGACATAATGATTCGCAGTCTGTACTACGACAACCATCCTCAGGGTGCACACTCGCCGTTGGATGTCTACCTGGGTAATTCCGCAGGGCGGGTCGAGGCTCCTTCATTCTCCATGGAATACGGGTTCTGGAAACAGAATGACCGCTTCGGAGTTGCGGATCTGAACAACGATGGCTGCGACGAGGTGATCGGCGCCTACTCGGTAACGTATGGAAATGCTCCCTACTGCCAAGGACGCCCGGACATTTCGAGCATTCAGGCCGACGATTCGCTGCGCAATCCGTTGCCGAGCGTGCTTGTTGGTTCACAAATGGTTTGTCCGGTCGGTGACGTCAACGGCGACGGTACGCGCGATGTGCTCGTCAGTTGGGTGCCGGAGCTGTTCCGAATGACGTCGGTGTATTTCCTCTATGCCAACCGGAGCGGTGCGGTTAACAAAACTGCGTATGGATCTTTCGGAGTGGATCTAGACCTCGATAATCTCGAGTGGGGCGCATGGCCGGTCGGTGACGTCAACGGTGACGGTTATGACGACGTCATCCTCTTGGGACTACCATCGGATACTCCCGGGAACAGATCGATCCGTTTCCGCATCTACGGCGGGAACAGCAAACTTGTCACCGTTGCTGACATACCGCGGCTTCCGGAGAGCATGCGGTTGAGCGCATACCCGAATCCTGTGCATGCCGGGCAGAGCGTGCAACTGCTCCTGCACAGCGATGCCGCGCTGTCGGGAGATGTACTCCTTTTCGATGCGCTCGGCCGCGAACTGCGGCGCATGTCCGTAAACGTCGAGGCGCGATCGAACTCCTGGCCGCTCGCTCTCGATGGTCTCCTGCCTGGCATGTACAGCATAGTCTTCCGTTCCGCGACACGCACTTCACATACATCGCTTCTTGTGCTCTGA